attaatactctttttaattacaaataagAGTGGAAACGGGTTGGACTATCCATGAGAATTTGTGATTCTGCTGAttcgatttattttattaaacaaattaaatttgaattttttgtaaaaCTTATTACTTAAAAATGTCGAGtcataaacttttaaaaaaatctataaaatttgttaatGTTAGGTCGGcttctcaaaatattttttgtaaaaataaattattcttagaataaattattatttttactcataaaaattgaaaacactAACATATCTATttatagaaaacagaaattatcattaatatctataaaaaatagattttagctgataaaattatccaaactttaaaaaattaaataaaattctcaAACTACCCTTCTTTCTACTTCTACTGTCAtcatctctctttttttctctctctctctctctctctttctctctctctctatctctctatcTATTTAAATGTTTTTAGTGACTccaattctaaattctaacacCATTCTTTTCTCCAACTACCATCATTATTGCCTCCATTACCATCACCACTACCACTATCACTACCCTTTCTACTCCTTCCACCTCTTCGATCCCGATCTCAACTTCAATCGCAGGCTCCACTTCCCCCTTACCTCCTTCCTCTTCCGAAGATCCAATCCCGTTACCTCCTCCTCTATTGTTTCTTTCTGTATACAAAGAAATAACACAATAAACTATACAAAAAGATTCAAACACACCCTTATACTCAAAACAAcacaataaatttcaaaattttcttttctttctacaaaaaaaaaaaactttctcTACCTGTCTAAATCACTAATGTTCCAACTAATCTGATGTTACGTTCATCTAATGCtaatttgattcaaataaatCTATGAAGATGATAACATAATAATGAAAAGAGGAATCTTTACTTGAGGAGNNNNNNNNNNNNNNNNNNNNNNNNNNNNNNNNNNNNNNNNNNNNNNNNNNNNNNNNNNNNNNNNNNNNNNNNNNNNNNNNNNNNNNNAGACGGACATGGTGAGGTAGATGCAGAAAAGGTTAGTGGCGAAGAGGAAGAATACGGCGACAACGGCGGCAAATTCGCAGCTGTTGAGAGGGAACTTCTCCGATTTGGGCTACTTGGCAATAGGGGAGTCGTCATCGCCATTGTTCTCAAGGTCCCTGAGGAGCAACCTACTAGTATCGACTGCCATGACGTTCCATGACATCCTTAGATCCCAACGAATCACTCACATTACTAGCAGCATTCTCAGATCTGGGGTTTCTTTTCCGTATAGACAGAAGCTGAGCTTGCGTTAGATGATTATGCTGGTGATGGTAGTGCTGGTGTTGTTGAGTTGCGACTGACACCGATAAGGGAGTGTGTGGCAAAGGGGTTAAGGTGACGGTTGAGGAGGAGGGCAAGGCGGTGGTATTGAGCGGCGATGTAGTCAATGTTGGGATTGGAGTTGTTGAGAACattgagagaaagagaagaggaagagatgATGGTAGTAGTAGTGGAGAGAACGgtagtttgaaaattttatttaattttttaaactttaaataattttgtttgtaaaaatttattttttcatgagtacaaatggtaatttctGTCTTCTATGGATAGATATGTCAACATCTTCAACTTTCGTGGATAGAAATGATAGTttactcttattcttattttaaactttcaACTATTCACttataaacacaaaataaaattgaaaagaatcaatagtcaatattaattaagatcgtaattttttgtttaaagaaAAAGTTTATAAATTGCAAGTATAGTTATAATATGTGACTAAGATTGAGATacaaataaacttttttatagttatgaattataaattttagaatctatttaatgataatttaattttttttaaattaattttttttggattctaatttataaaataaactttttaaatagGTTTGTAAGTTTGTTGGGtttgaacttaaaaaaaaatctataaaaaataacagaCTTCAATTTAAACCgtttatttatcatataaacCAAACTcattacaaataaaatttgacttgacCCATTTTAACCCCTACCCACAAACAAGTTTTAATGACTTTGGTCGTAATTTGTGTTTGTTTGTTGACTGACAACggattttttacaaaaataaaatatgttgagtaaatatataaaaaaatgttgaatatgTATAACTGTTCATAATATACATcatgctctttttttttgtgattcttcctaatttccattttttttaaaaatattttttttaaattagtggCACATATATACAATGGACCAATCCAAACTCAAAAAATTGGATTGATAgtaaatatgtaatttttttaaggattttaacTAATATGTATTATAAAGACATCGGTTATAAGAATTTTAGCTAAAAGTTACTATAAGAATACTCTAtaaagtattaaaattaaaatttttatatttccaGTAAATGCACtacaaaatcttatttttaaatttttataatattaatatctataattttatacgaataaattcataattatatttttattatatttgaaatacgtaattatttaacaataattaataaatactaaataaaataattttaaattatttaaactgattttttagtatcttttcaacatgatttttatattaaagAGTCTTCAATTTCATTAGCAAAACTCTCTTGATAAATGTGTGAATCTTAATTACACGTGTCTCTGTCAACTTATGTGCGCGTAAAAAGATTTCTCGATCAGGAAAAAAAGGCCCAAGGCAAGAGTGTAAGAAGAAGGACTTTAGCCGAACACAGCTAATATAGTTTTTGTTTCGTTGATTTTCTGAGAAAACTGAAAAAGTCTCCATTTCCTTGGGTTGAATTATGAAGAATGTTAGGAATTCCTAGAGCCACATATGTAACACGTAACAGAGACAAGAAGGAGAAAGACAGAGAGAGGAAAATTAAGGAAGTGGTGGAGGTAGAGTTATTAGAGGCAGAGTGTAttagtattatttgatttgagtCCATGGATGGGAGTGGTGGGGATCAATCCCATTATGGAAATGAAATTATCTCATTATTCAGTATTCACCACGAAATTATATCGAATTTTTCTCCACCCGAGAATAATGAAGACATTAATCTTACACCTCAAATATTACTAGTATAATTGAGCCTTAAAAACGATGTCTACATGTTCTTATCTAGAGAAGTTGTCCTTTTAGTAGAGAACAACAGTGACCATAACCAATGCTGTAGAAAGATAATGAGATGAGTCCCAAAGAGGGTTGTGTGGTAACAAACTCTCCTCAGTATTGGTGGATTAGGGAAAAGATTCAATGGCAACCTCAAAGTGTTGGGCCAATAgagtgtgatgaagaacttGAAGCAATATATGTTTGCCACGTGGCAGGGTGCGTAATCTTGGTTGTGTGGACGTTAGAGACCCTAACCACCAATCCTGAGGATGTGAATTTGTGTACACTCAACGAGGCGACTGCTATAAGTCCAAGCCTTGCATCATTTCTGCTCCCAGTGGTAGGCTTCCTCTGCATTTTCTCCCCACTCTTCCCTTTCTTTGCTAATCGCTTGCTACAAGAGTGCCATGGCTGCCTCCGTCTCCACAGTCGGAGTTGTGAACAGAACCCTAGTACGATTCAGTCTCTTACACTctacttatttgattttatacaaatatagTATTAATTAAGTATTGCATTGCAGCTGAGCTTCAATGGATCAGGAGGAGGAAGCTCGGTTCCAAGCTCAGCGTTCTTGGGAAGCAGCTTGAAGAAGGTTCAGTCGAGAATCCCAAACATGAAGGTGAGCCCTGGATGCTTGAAGATTGTGGCGGAGAAAGAGATAGACGAGGAGAGCCAGACAGATGGAGACAGATGGAGGGGTCTGGCATACGATATATCGGATGATCAGCAAGACATCACGAGGGGGAAGGGTATGGTCGACAGCCTTTTCCAAGCCCCTATGCAAACCGGAACTCACTACGCTGTCATGAGCTCTTATGAGTACCTCAGCCAGGGGCTTCGCCAGTCAGTCTCTCTTATTCATTAActcccaccttctttctttctttctttcttaacctcattcattcattcattctcttattcttattcacTAGGTACGGCGACCTTGACAACATGCTTGATGGCTTCTACATTGCCCCTGCTTTTATGGACAAGCTTGTTGTTCACATCACCAAGAACTTCATGACCCTCCCCAACATCAAGGCATGAATCTCTTACTTACTTATTTTCACACCTCATTCAATCAACTAATATTTGAGCATACAGGTTCCTCTCATTCTTGGTATCTGGGGAGGCAAGGGTCAAGGAAAGTCGTTCCAATGTGAACTTGTTTTTGCCAAGATGGGAATCAAGTGAGTTGATAGCTTACACACACAACTACTAGATAGAATACTGTATCATTCCGTTTAATTAATGAATGTATATATGCAGCCCAATCATGATGAGTGCTGGAGAGTTGGAAAGTGGAAACGCAGGAGAGCCGGCCAAGCTGATCAGGCAGAGATACCGTGAGGCAGCAGACATGATCAAGAAGGGGAAGATGTGCTGCCTCTTCATCAACGATCTTGACGCAGGAGCTGGTCGTATGGGCGGAACCACCCAATACACAGTCAACAACCAGATGGTCAACGCCACCCTCATGAACATTGCTGACAACCCAACCAACGTGCAGCTCCCCGGTATGTACAACAAGGAGGAGAACGCACGTGTCCCCATCATCGTCACCGGAAACGATTTCTCCA
The genomic region above belongs to Arachis duranensis cultivar V14167 chromosome 3, aradu.V14167.gnm2.J7QH, whole genome shotgun sequence and contains:
- the LOC107480855 gene encoding ribulose bisphosphate carboxylase/oxygenase activase, chloroplastic, which codes for MAASVSTVGVVNRTLLSFNGSGGGSSVPSSAFLGSSLKKVQSRIPNMKVSPGCLKIVAEKEIDEESQTDGDRWRGLAYDISDDQQDITRGKGMVDSLFQAPMQTGTHYAVMSSYEYLSQGLRQYGDLDNMLDGFYIAPAFMDKLVVHITKNFMTLPNIKVPLILGIWGGKGQGKSFQCELVFAKMGINPIMMSAGELESGNAGEPAKLIRQRYREAADMIKKGKMCCLFINDLDAGAGRMGGTTQYTVNNQMVNATLMNIADNPTNVQLPGMYNKEENARVPIIVTGNDFSTLYAPLIRDGRMEKFYWAPTREDRIGVCTGIFRTDNVPAEDIVKLVDTFPGQSIDFFGALRARVYDDEVRKWISGVGVEGVGKKLVNSKEGPPTFEQPKMTLEKLLEYGNMLVQEQENVKRVQLADKYLNEAALGDANADAINSGAFFGAQT